In Panacibacter ginsenosidivorans, the following proteins share a genomic window:
- a CDS encoding alpha-amylase family glycosyl hydrolase, with amino-acid sequence MKKMLLLLFLFIALIAQSQLLSWTPDFIKESSTPVVITMDANYGNKGLLNYTPTTDVYVHIGVITNKSTSSSDWKHVPFTWGTTTVAAQCTYLGSNKWKFTITGGLRTFFNVTDGTETIQKIAILFRSGNGNKKQANADGSDMYIPVYDNGVYARVDDPFKQPTYVPIIEPISKSVGDALNITAKQNTAGTLKIYFNGSLLNSTTAASLTVNTTIAVSGDQQIVAESNNGTTTKSDTVKFVVAPSNTVADLPAGTQDGINYEAGNTSVVLVLYAPGKKNVFAIGDFNNWSATASSLMNITPDSKRFWIRISGLTAGTEYAYQYLIDGNLKVADAYAEKVLDPDNDQYIPAATYPNLKAYPTGKTTGIVSILQTAKPAYNWQVTNFTKPNKSNLVIYELLVRDFVAAHNWQTLKDTLSYLKRLGVNAIEVMPFNEFEGNSSWGYNPSFYFAPDKYYGTETALKQFIDECHKQGMAIIMDIVLNHTFNQSPLAQMYWDAANNRPAADNPWYNAVAPTAFGFGNDFNHESTATKYFFNRVLQHWLNNYKIDGYRFDFSKGLTQKVSASDATFSAYDASRIAIIEGYQTTIKTASPNAYLILEHFCDNSEEKELANNGMMPWGNGNYNYNQATMGYATDWDFTYSSIYNAASRGWTQPNLLGYMESHDEERLMYKNEKYGNVNGSYNVKDTATGLKRNGMAAAFWSMIPGPKMMWEFGELGYDYSRCYLSTNGEGGDCNKKLDPKPIRWDYYNNTNRKALYNVYANLIKLRTTPAYLSTFTTGAITSNLSGAIKWLNVSDNALKVVVYGNFGVTSTTATVTFPSTGTWYSYLNDSVAAINSTSVSVTLPPGAYYVFTSKDIVLPINLLSFTAEKSGKQAVQLKWSTSNEINNQYFEIQRSSNGTNFTTIGKLNALINSSSVKQYNFTDAKAGNINYYRLKQVDINGQAHYSAIIRVSFNGNVHWQVYPNPANAGTALYVQDDVTNLQLTLSDASGKILYRNTLKTAGAGQQVPLPVTTLAKGMYLLKVQSDKGSSTEKIILQ; translated from the coding sequence ATGAAAAAAATGCTACTCCTGCTATTTCTATTTATAGCGCTCATTGCTCAGAGTCAGTTACTTTCCTGGACACCTGATTTTATTAAAGAAAGTTCCACACCTGTTGTAATAACAATGGATGCAAACTATGGCAACAAAGGCTTGCTGAATTACACACCTACAACTGATGTGTATGTGCATATTGGTGTAATTACCAACAAGAGTACTTCTTCCAGTGACTGGAAGCATGTGCCTTTTACATGGGGCACGACAACTGTTGCAGCGCAATGCACCTATCTGGGCAGCAACAAATGGAAGTTTACTATTACCGGAGGTTTGAGAACATTCTTTAATGTTACAGATGGTACAGAGACCATTCAAAAGATCGCTATTCTTTTCAGAAGCGGCAATGGAAATAAGAAACAGGCAAATGCAGATGGTTCTGATATGTACATACCCGTTTATGATAATGGTGTGTATGCAAGAGTTGATGATCCGTTTAAACAGCCAACGTATGTTCCGATCATTGAACCAATATCAAAAAGTGTAGGTGATGCATTAAACATTACTGCAAAACAAAATACTGCAGGTACATTGAAAATTTATTTCAATGGCAGTTTGTTGAACAGCACTACTGCAGCATCATTAACAGTGAATACAACCATTGCTGTTTCAGGCGATCAACAGATCGTTGCAGAATCAAACAATGGAACAACTACAAAAAGTGATACGGTGAAGTTTGTAGTTGCACCCTCTAATACTGTTGCCGATCTGCCTGCAGGCACACAGGATGGAATTAATTATGAAGCAGGAAACACTTCAGTTGTTTTAGTGTTATATGCGCCCGGCAAAAAGAATGTTTTTGCTATTGGTGATTTTAATAACTGGTCGGCCACTGCAAGTAGTTTAATGAATATTACACCAGACTCAAAACGTTTCTGGATAAGGATATCGGGCTTAACGGCAGGAACAGAATATGCTTACCAATATTTAATTGACGGCAATTTAAAAGTTGCAGATGCTTATGCAGAAAAAGTGCTTGATCCCGATAATGACCAATATATACCTGCCGCAACTTACCCAAATCTAAAAGCATATCCAACAGGTAAAACAACAGGCATCGTAAGTATTTTGCAAACAGCAAAACCTGCATACAACTGGCAGGTTACCAACTTTACAAAGCCTAATAAGAGTAATCTTGTTATTTACGAATTATTGGTAAGAGATTTTGTTGCAGCACACAACTGGCAAACTTTAAAAGACACCTTATCTTATTTAAAACGTCTTGGTGTAAATGCAATTGAAGTAATGCCATTCAACGAATTTGAAGGCAACAGCAGCTGGGGGTATAATCCCAGTTTCTATTTTGCGCCGGATAAATATTATGGAACAGAAACAGCATTGAAACAATTCATTGATGAATGTCATAAGCAAGGCATGGCAATTATTATGGATATTGTATTAAACCATACATTCAATCAATCTCCTTTAGCACAAATGTACTGGGATGCTGCTAACAACAGACCTGCTGCCGATAACCCATGGTACAATGCAGTTGCACCAACTGCTTTTGGGTTTGGGAATGACTTCAACCACGAAAGCACGGCAACAAAATATTTCTTCAACCGCGTATTACAACATTGGCTGAACAATTATAAAATTGATGGATATCGTTTTGATTTCTCAAAAGGCCTTACACAAAAAGTTTCGGCAAGCGATGCAACTTTCTCTGCGTATGATGCAAGCCGTATAGCAATTATAGAAGGCTATCAAACTACAATTAAAACAGCATCGCCAAATGCTTATCTTATACTGGAACATTTCTGCGATAACTCAGAAGAAAAAGAATTGGCAAACAATGGTATGATGCCATGGGGCAATGGTAATTATAATTACAACCAGGCAACAATGGGTTATGCAACGGATTGGGATTTTACTTACAGCAGTATTTATAATGCTGCTTCGAGAGGGTGGACACAACCCAATCTTCTCGGCTACATGGAAAGTCATGATGAAGAACGCCTGATGTATAAGAATGAAAAATACGGCAATGTAAACGGTTCTTACAATGTAAAAGATACAGCAACCGGATTAAAGAGAAATGGTATGGCTGCTGCCTTCTGGTCAATGATACCTGGTCCGAAAATGATGTGGGAATTTGGCGAACTTGGGTACGATTATTCAAGGTGTTATTTATCTACAAATGGCGAAGGTGGTGATTGCAATAAAAAGCTCGATCCAAAACCAATACGCTGGGATTATTACAATAATACAAACCGAAAAGCTTTATACAATGTGTATGCAAATCTTATCAAGCTAAGAACAACGCCTGCATATCTTTCAACATTTACAACCGGCGCCATTACTTCAAATCTTAGCGGTGCTATTAAATGGCTCAACGTTTCTGATAATGCATTAAAGGTTGTTGTGTATGGAAACTTTGGCGTAACCAGTACAACTGCCACTGTTACTTTCCCGTCAACAGGCACGTGGTATAGTTACCTGAATGATTCTGTTGCAGCCATTAATTCAACAAGTGTAAGTGTTACGTTGCCGCCGGGTGCTTATTATGTATTCACCAGCAAAGACATTGTGTTGCCGATAAACCTGTTAAGCTTCACCGCAGAAAAAAGTGGTAAACAAGCGGTGCAATTAAAATGGAGTACATCAAACGAGATCAACAATCAATATTTTGAAATTCAGCGCAGCAGTAACGGAACAAACTTTACAACCATCGGTAAATTGAATGCGCTCATCAATTCATCTTCAGTTAAGCAATACAATTTTACAGATGCAAAAGCCGGCAACATAAATTACTATCGCCTCAAACAGGTTGATATAAATGGCCAGGCGCATTACTCTGCAATCATACGTGTAAGTTTCAATGGCAATGTACATTGGCAGGTTTATCCAAACCCCGCAAATGCAGGCACAGCCTTGTATGTACAGGATGATGTTACAAACCTGCAGTTGACTTTATCAGATGCTTCCGGTAAAATTCTTTATCGGAATACGCTTAAAACCGCGGGTGCAGGTCAGCAGGTTCCTTTGCCTGTAACAACGCTTGCAAAAGGAATGTATTTGTTGAAAGTGCAAAGTGATAAAGGCAGCAGTACAGAAAAAATTATCTTGCAATAA
- a CDS encoding alpha-isopropylmalate synthase regulatory domain-containing protein → MTTTQPTMDTALSRDVHKSHKQRHIEIMDTTLRDGEQTSGVSFSASEKLTIAQLLLTELKVDRIEIASARVSEGEFQAVKKITEWATANGFIDKVEVLTFVDGEVSINWMLEAGAKVMNLLTKGSLNHLTHQLKKAPEQHFNEVGAVIALANKKGIECNVYLEDWSNGMRHSKDYVFAYLDFLAEQPVKRVLLPDTLGVLIPSETYEYLHEIVNRYPHVHFDFHAHNDYDLATANVLEAVKAGVHGLHLTINGMGERAGNAPLASAIAVLNDYMKDVKTSVEEQELYKVSKLVETFSGFRIPVNKPVVGENVFTQTAGIHADGDKKNNLYYNDLLPERFGRKRKYALGKTSGKANIENNLQQLGIQLSDEDLKKVTQRIIELGDRKEAVTQADLPYIISDVLDSSAIEEKVQIENYVLSHSKNLRPSATIRVNFNGEIFEEHAQGDGQYDAFMNALKKVYVKKDIELPLLTDYAVRIPPGGKTDALCETIITWMHKGREFKTRGLDSDQTVSAIQATQKMLNII, encoded by the coding sequence ATGACAACAACACAACCTACGATGGATACAGCTCTTTCAAGAGATGTACACAAAAGCCACAAGCAGCGGCACATTGAAATAATGGATACAACGCTGCGTGATGGCGAACAAACAAGTGGCGTATCTTTTTCTGCATCAGAAAAGTTGACGATTGCGCAACTGTTACTTACAGAACTTAAAGTTGACCGTATTGAAATTGCATCTGCACGTGTATCTGAAGGTGAGTTCCAGGCTGTAAAAAAAATTACAGAATGGGCCACTGCAAATGGTTTTATTGATAAAGTTGAAGTCCTCACATTTGTTGATGGTGAAGTGTCTATTAACTGGATGTTGGAAGCTGGTGCAAAAGTGATGAACCTGTTAACGAAAGGCTCATTGAATCATTTAACGCATCAGTTAAAGAAAGCTCCCGAGCAACATTTTAATGAGGTGGGAGCGGTGATTGCGTTAGCAAATAAAAAAGGGATTGAATGCAATGTATATCTCGAAGACTGGAGCAATGGTATGCGTCACTCAAAAGATTACGTTTTTGCTTATCTGGATTTTCTTGCAGAGCAACCTGTAAAAAGAGTTTTATTGCCCGATACACTTGGTGTATTAATTCCTTCTGAGACATATGAATACCTGCATGAAATTGTAAACAGGTACCCCCATGTGCATTTTGATTTTCATGCACACAATGATTATGATCTTGCTACAGCCAATGTGTTGGAAGCAGTGAAAGCCGGTGTGCATGGTTTGCATCTTACCATAAATGGTATGGGTGAACGGGCAGGCAATGCACCCCTTGCAAGTGCTATTGCCGTGTTGAATGATTACATGAAAGATGTGAAAACATCTGTTGAAGAACAGGAATTATATAAGGTAAGTAAACTGGTAGAAACATTTTCAGGTTTCAGAATACCGGTTAATAAACCTGTTGTTGGTGAAAATGTTTTTACTCAAACTGCGGGCATACACGCTGATGGCGATAAGAAAAATAATCTTTATTACAACGATCTTTTACCTGAACGTTTTGGCAGAAAACGAAAATATGCTTTAGGTAAAACAAGCGGTAAAGCCAATATTGAAAACAATCTTCAGCAATTAGGAATTCAACTGTCTGATGAAGATTTGAAGAAAGTTACGCAACGTATTATTGAACTTGGTGACAGAAAAGAAGCGGTAACACAGGCGGATCTTCCCTATATTATTTCTGATGTTCTTGATAGCAGTGCGATAGAAGAAAAAGTGCAGATAGAAAACTATGTGCTTAGTCATTCAAAAAATCTTAGACCTTCTGCTACGATCCGTGTAAACTTTAATGGCGAAATTTTTGAAGAACATGCACAAGGTGATGGTCAATATGATGCATTTATGAATGCCTTGAAAAAAGTGTATGTAAAGAAAGATATAGAGCTTCCTTTATTAACGGACTATGCAGTTCGTATCCCTCCTGGTGGTAAAACAGATGCGCTTTGCGAAACCATTATTACATGGATGCATAAAGGCAGAGAATTTAAAACACGTGGTTTAGACAGCGACCAAACTGTTTCGGCAATACAGGCAACACAAAAGATGCTGAATATAATTTAA
- a CDS encoding Crp/Fnr family transcriptional regulator, giving the protein MDIDLKNINPKFTELFRETFAFTEEEFALFLSCFTVKIIPKKKYYLRAGECCRSKAYLNKGCVRNFVLDEKGHERILFFAFEDWWLGDFDSYYSGKPATNFVQMMEDSELLIISKENFQKLELEIPKLKQWYTFKMLRSASAARNRIEEMKTLSAEERYLNLLEKQPHICQRIPQQYIASYLNIEPQSLSRMRNRLKNKH; this is encoded by the coding sequence ATGGATATTGACTTAAAAAATATCAACCCAAAATTTACAGAACTGTTCAGAGAAACGTTCGCTTTCACCGAAGAAGAATTTGCTTTGTTCTTGTCATGCTTTACTGTTAAAATAATTCCTAAAAAAAAGTACTACTTAAGAGCGGGTGAATGCTGCCGCTCAAAAGCTTATCTCAACAAAGGTTGTGTAAGAAACTTTGTGCTGGACGAAAAAGGACACGAACGGATCTTATTCTTTGCCTTTGAAGATTGGTGGCTCGGTGACTTTGATAGTTATTATTCTGGTAAACCGGCAACAAACTTTGTTCAAATGATGGAAGATTCAGAACTGCTGATAATTTCAAAAGAAAATTTTCAAAAATTGGAATTGGAAATACCAAAACTTAAACAATGGTATACCTTCAAAATGTTGAGATCAGCAAGCGCTGCAAGAAACAGAATTGAAGAAATGAAAACCCTGTCGGCAGAGGAACGATATTTGAATTTATTAGAAAAACAACCTCATATTTGTCAACGTATTCCTCAGCAATACATTGCTTCTTACCTCAACATTGAACCCCAATCGCTCAGCCGCATGAGGAACCGTCTCAAGAATAAACATTGA
- a CDS encoding cupin domain-containing protein, with protein MTSLQSRVLTPKEGLKLQSGPGRDLIFKVTGEDTNGAFDYFIVEVAPYGGPPLHVHHKQEETIQVLKGKFKVRIGDEIFYLNEGDFAYLPSKIPHAFLNLTDQEAEIIVVYTPGGGHKFYEELGPLTRNGSPDKMVVAQLFEKYNMTLIGPPLSKD; from the coding sequence ATGACTTCACTTCAATCAAGGGTTCTAACTCCAAAAGAGGGTTTGAAACTCCAGTCCGGTCCCGGCCGCGATCTTATTTTCAAAGTTACCGGTGAGGATACCAATGGCGCATTCGACTATTTTATTGTAGAAGTAGCACCGTATGGAGGTCCACCATTACATGTGCACCATAAACAGGAGGAAACAATTCAGGTACTCAAAGGCAAGTTTAAAGTTCGGATAGGTGATGAAATTTTTTATCTCAACGAAGGTGACTTTGCCTACCTGCCATCGAAAATTCCTCATGCCTTCCTTAACCTCACTGACCAGGAAGCAGAAATTATTGTTGTGTATACTCCGGGAGGTGGTCACAAATTTTATGAAGAATTAGGCCCACTCACCCGCAATGGTTCACCAGATAAAATGGTGGTTGCCCAGCTCTTTGAAAAATATAACATGACGCTGATCGGACCTCCGCTAAGTAAGGATTGA
- the leuB gene encoding 3-isopropylmalate dehydrogenase: MNKHILIVPGDGIGQEVTAVGKKVLDKIAAKFGHTFTYDEALIGHVAIEATGNPLPDESLEKMRKSDAVLFGAVGHPKYDNDPSAKVRPEQGLLKMRKELGLYANLRPIKLFDELLEASSIKPEILKDADILFFRELTGDIYFGEKGRKNNGDTAYDVAEYSRYEVERIARKAFDAARTRRKKLCSVDKANVLETSRLWREVVQKVALEYPDVEVEHQFVDATAMLLIKDPRRFDVVVTANLFGDILTDEASQIAGSMGMLASASIGDGTGVYEPIHGSAHDITGRGVANPLASILSAALLLDISFGMKEESELVISAVDKVLKEGYRTRDIADAKIPADKILGTDAMGAEVLKFI; encoded by the coding sequence ATGAACAAACACATTCTAATAGTTCCGGGAGACGGAATAGGACAAGAAGTAACAGCAGTAGGTAAAAAAGTTTTAGACAAAATAGCTGCAAAATTTGGACACACATTTACATACGATGAAGCATTGATCGGTCATGTGGCTATTGAAGCAACAGGCAATCCCTTGCCCGATGAATCATTGGAGAAAATGCGTAAGTCAGATGCTGTATTATTTGGCGCAGTTGGTCATCCAAAATATGATAATGATCCTTCTGCCAAAGTAAGACCAGAACAGGGTTTGCTGAAGATGCGCAAAGAACTAGGCTTGTATGCTAATCTTCGTCCAATAAAATTATTTGATGAATTACTGGAAGCATCCAGTATAAAACCTGAGATTTTAAAAGATGCAGATATACTTTTCTTCCGCGAATTAACAGGTGATATTTATTTTGGTGAAAAAGGCCGCAAGAATAATGGCGATACTGCTTATGATGTAGCAGAATACAGTCGCTATGAAGTAGAGCGTATTGCACGCAAAGCATTTGATGCTGCCAGAACCCGCAGAAAAAAATTATGTTCTGTAGATAAAGCAAACGTGCTTGAAACAAGCCGCTTGTGGAGAGAAGTAGTGCAGAAAGTTGCACTGGAATATCCCGATGTGGAAGTGGAGCACCAGTTTGTTGATGCAACAGCAATGTTGCTGATCAAAGATCCACGCAGGTTTGATGTGGTTGTTACAGCAAATCTTTTTGGTGACATTCTTACGGATGAAGCCTCGCAAATTGCAGGTTCTATGGGTATGCTGGCCTCTGCTTCCATTGGTGATGGCACAGGTGTGTATGAGCCTATTCATGGCTCTGCGCATGATATTACGGGCAGAGGTGTTGCCAATCCCCTGGCTTCCATTTTATCTGCAGCGCTGCTGCTGGATATTTCTTTTGGTATGAAAGAAGAATCGGAACTGGTGATAAGCGCCGTAGATAAAGTATTGAAAGAAGGTTATCGCACAAGAGATATTGCCGACGCAAAAATACCAGCAGATAAAATTTTAGGCACGGATGCTATGGGTGCGGAAGTTTTGAAATTTATTTAA
- a CDS encoding dihydrofolate reductase, with translation MILSQVVAASTNNAIGKDNQLLWHLPNDLKFFKNVTWAMPVAMGRKSFESLGNKPLNGRFNIIITRNKDFKADGCVVVNNINDAIFVAQQHDYKELMILGGGEIYKQSIDIADKIYITRVHALFEDADAFFPEIDERKWKLISNQDFFADEKHAYDYSFQLWEKK, from the coding sequence ATGATTCTTTCACAAGTAGTAGCCGCATCCACAAACAATGCCATTGGCAAAGACAATCAATTGCTTTGGCATTTACCAAACGATCTGAAATTTTTCAAAAATGTTACATGGGCAATGCCAGTTGCCATGGGTAGAAAATCTTTTGAATCATTAGGCAATAAACCTTTGAACGGAAGATTCAATATCATCATAACCAGGAATAAAGATTTTAAAGCAGATGGTTGCGTTGTTGTAAACAATATTAACGATGCCATTTTTGTTGCGCAGCAACATGATTATAAAGAACTGATGATTCTTGGAGGTGGCGAAATTTATAAACAATCAATTGATATAGCTGACAAAATTTACATAACCCGTGTGCATGCTCTGTTTGAAGATGCGGATGCATTTTTTCCCGAAATAGATGAACGCAAATGGAAATTGATTTCTAACCAGGATTTTTTTGCAGATGAAAAGCATGCTTACGACTACAGTTTTCAATTGTGGGAGAAAAAATAA
- a CDS encoding four helix bundle protein translates to MSQIKSYRDLIVWQKSIELVKNIYLFTQSFPKEEQYGLTNQMRRCAVSIPSNIAEGYGRNATGDYKRFLQIAVGSLYELQTQLEISFHLKYLDENNFISIIALCTEIDKMLYSLIQKVK, encoded by the coding sequence ATGTCGCAAATAAAAAGTTATAGAGATTTAATTGTTTGGCAAAAGTCTATTGAGCTTGTGAAAAATATTTATCTGTTTACACAATCCTTTCCTAAGGAAGAACAATATGGCTTAACAAATCAAATGAGACGTTGTGCCGTTTCAATTCCAAGTAACATTGCTGAAGGATATGGAAGAAATGCAACTGGCGATTACAAAAGATTTTTACAAATTGCAGTTGGCTCATTGTATGAACTGCAAACCCAATTAGAGATTTCATTTCATTTAAAATATTTAGACGAAAATAATTTTATATCTATCATAGCTTTATGCACAGAGATAGATAAAATGTTATACTCATTAATCCAAAAAGTAAAATAG
- the leuD gene encoding 3-isopropylmalate dehydratase small subunit, with protein MAYDKFTVLRSTAVPMPIENVDTDQIIPARFLKATERKGFGDNLFRDWRYNNDDSPKQDFVLNNPIYSGKILVAGKNFGSGSSREHAAWAIYDYGFRCVVSSFFADIFKGNSLNIGILPVTVSPEFLEKIFTAIEADPKTELEVNLPEQKITILASGENESFAINGYKKHNMINGFDDIDYLQAMKAEIKTFADASMY; from the coding sequence ATGGCTTACGATAAATTCACCGTATTAAGAAGTACAGCAGTTCCAATGCCAATTGAGAATGTTGATACAGACCAGATAATTCCCGCACGTTTCCTGAAAGCCACGGAACGTAAGGGTTTTGGCGATAACCTTTTCCGTGACTGGCGCTACAACAATGATGATTCTCCTAAACAGGATTTCGTGTTAAACAATCCGATTTATTCAGGAAAGATTCTTGTTGCAGGTAAAAACTTTGGTAGTGGCAGCAGCCGCGAACATGCAGCATGGGCTATTTATGATTATGGTTTTCGTTGTGTAGTATCAAGCTTTTTTGCAGACATTTTCAAAGGCAATTCTTTAAACATTGGCATTCTTCCGGTAACGGTTAGCCCCGAGTTTCTGGAGAAAATTTTCACCGCAATTGAGGCTGATCCAAAAACAGAACTGGAAGTAAATCTGCCAGAACAAAAGATTACCATTCTTGCATCCGGCGAAAATGAATCTTTCGCAATTAATGGTTACAAGAAACATAATATGATAAATGGTTTTGACGATATCGATTACCTGCAGGCAATGAAAGCCGAGATCAAAACATTTGCAGATGCAAGTATGTATTAA
- a CDS encoding thymidylate synthase: MQQYLDLLKHILDTGSTKTDRTGTGTTSCFGYQMRFNLQEGFPLVTTKKVHMKSIIYELLWFLKGETNIKYLKEHNVKIWDDWADENGELGPVYGKQWRSWEGKDGVVIDQISDAIKQIKNNPDSRRIIVSAWNVADLPKMALMPCHTIFQFYVADGKLSCQLYQRSADVFLGVPFNIASYALLTLMMAQVCDLKPGDFIHTFGDVHIYSNHVEQVNLQLSRTPYPLPTMKLNPSVKNIFDFTYEDFMLENYQSHPAIKAPVAV, encoded by the coding sequence ATGCAACAATACCTCGATTTACTAAAACATATTCTTGATACCGGCAGCACAAAAACTGACCGTACGGGAACCGGCACCACCAGTTGTTTTGGCTACCAGATGCGTTTTAATTTACAGGAAGGTTTTCCACTGGTTACAACAAAGAAAGTTCATATGAAAAGCATTATCTATGAACTGCTTTGGTTCTTAAAAGGTGAGACGAATATTAAATACTTAAAAGAACATAATGTAAAGATCTGGGATGATTGGGCTGATGAGAATGGTGAACTCGGACCTGTCTACGGCAAACAATGGCGTAGCTGGGAAGGTAAAGATGGTGTGGTGATTGACCAGATTAGTGATGCGATAAAACAAATAAAAAATAATCCTGACAGCAGGCGCATTATTGTGAGTGCATGGAATGTTGCTGATCTGCCAAAGATGGCGCTGATGCCTTGCCATACCATTTTTCAATTCTATGTTGCAGATGGAAAATTGAGTTGCCAGTTGTATCAACGCAGTGCAGATGTTTTTCTTGGCGTACCTTTCAACATTGCATCGTATGCATTGCTAACATTAATGATGGCGCAGGTTTGCGATCTTAAGCCTGGAGATTTTATACATACATTCGGCGATGTGCATATTTACAGCAATCACGTAGAGCAAGTGAATTTGCAATTAAGCAGAACACCATATCCATTGCCAACAATGAAATTGAACCCTTCGGTAAAAAATATTTTTGATTTTACTTACGAAGATTTTATGCTGGAAAATTATCAGTCACATCCTGCGATAAAAGCGCCGGTTGCGGTTTAG
- a CDS encoding tetratricopeptide repeat protein, translated as MFPAFVQVLSCRCVALLCCGNFIQLREKRKNGWVDCPNDNPKCITIKRLVFYNRKNITLRIIANSGVGSNIMTTLKFITTFLLIGLCSCEQKQTTNQTNLEVARLSRRVTPLFSYVDNVDSCKKALSFLDSATAIDSNCFLCHYNKLMFLYALKQYDRIFSTIDDCIRIKPDAHDLYLAAGILHEKVINTISSKPYFTKSLAICNSALDTMKTSNRDYVMLTTNKAINLIMLGDSAQANEILKRLYNIQPDDPEFDNGEKKYTLSLMNKSKAQLIDTLFNLEKYTR; from the coding sequence ATGTTCCCTGCATTTGTGCAAGTATTAAGCTGCCGTTGCGTCGCACTCTTGTGCTGTGGGAATTTTATTCAGCTTCGAGAGAAGCGGAAGAATGGTTGGGTGGATTGTCCTAACGACAATCCAAAATGTATAACAATTAAAAGGCTGGTCTTCTATAACAGGAAAAATATTACATTGCGTATAATAGCCAATTCAGGCGTTGGTAGCAATATTATGACGACCCTAAAATTTATAACGACATTTTTATTAATCGGGCTGTGCTCTTGTGAACAAAAGCAAACAACCAATCAAACAAATCTTGAAGTAGCAAGACTGAGCAGACGAGTAACTCCTTTATTTAGTTATGTTGACAATGTTGATAGTTGTAAAAAAGCACTTTCATTTCTTGACAGTGCTACAGCGATTGACAGCAATTGCTTCCTTTGTCATTACAACAAATTAATGTTTTTGTATGCGCTTAAACAATATGACAGAATTTTTTCGACTATTGATGATTGCATCAGAATAAAGCCTGATGCTCATGACCTTTATTTGGCCGCTGGAATTTTGCATGAAAAAGTTATAAACACAATTTCTTCAAAACCGTACTTTACAAAATCGCTGGCAATATGTAATTCGGCTTTAGATACTATGAAGACAAGCAACAGAGACTATGTAATGCTAACCACTAACAAAGCAATCAACTTAATAATGTTAGGCGACTCTGCGCAAGCAAACGAAATATTAAAACGTTTATACAACATTCAACCTGATGATCCGGAATTCGATAACGGCGAAAAAAAATATACATTATCATTAATGAACAAAAGCAAAGCTCAATTAATTGACACATTATTTAATTTAGAAAAATACACCCGCTGA